In the genome of Pseudomonas sp. LBUM920, one region contains:
- a CDS encoding MFS transporter: MPATAPTSLSITLQIVSIVFYTFIAFICIGLPIAVIPGYVHENLGFSAVVAGITIGSQYLATLLSRPMAGRMSDNVGTKRAIVLGLAGILVSGVLTFFATLVESLPALSLGILIVGRLLLGVAQGLIGVGTISWCMGAVGAEHTARSISWNGIASYGAIAIGAPLGVVMVADYGYTSLGIALTVLAALGLVLIRNKPSVPVVRGERLPFWAVFGRIAPFGTSLCLASIGYGTLTTFITLYYLNRGWAGAAYCLTVFGVCFILSRLVFISAISRFGGFSAAIACMTIETLGLTLLWLAPSTGVALIGAGLTGFGLSLVYPALGVEAIKQVPNSSRGAGLSAYAVFFDLALAIAGPLMGAVALNLGYGWIFFCAALLSVTALGLTVLLKRRAY, encoded by the coding sequence ATGCCTGCCACTGCCCCCACTTCACTGTCGATCACCCTGCAGATCGTCTCCATCGTCTTCTACACCTTCATCGCCTTTATCTGCATCGGCCTGCCGATCGCGGTAATCCCGGGCTATGTGCATGAAAACCTGGGTTTCAGCGCGGTGGTGGCCGGGATCACCATCGGTTCGCAGTACCTGGCCACCCTGCTCAGCCGGCCCATGGCTGGGCGCATGTCCGATAACGTCGGCACCAAGCGGGCAATTGTGCTGGGCCTGGCCGGTATTCTGGTCAGCGGTGTGCTGACGTTTTTCGCGACGCTGGTCGAGAGCCTGCCCGCGCTGAGCCTGGGCATCCTGATCGTCGGCCGGCTGTTGCTTGGCGTAGCTCAAGGGCTGATTGGCGTGGGCACCATCAGTTGGTGCATGGGCGCGGTGGGCGCTGAACACACCGCGCGCTCGATTTCGTGGAATGGCATTGCCTCCTACGGCGCCATTGCGATTGGCGCGCCGCTGGGCGTGGTGATGGTGGCGGATTATGGCTACACCAGCCTCGGCATCGCCTTGACGGTGCTGGCGGCGTTGGGTCTGGTGCTGATCCGCAATAAGCCTTCGGTGCCCGTGGTACGCGGCGAACGGCTGCCCTTTTGGGCGGTGTTCGGGCGCATTGCGCCGTTTGGCACCAGCCTGTGCCTGGCGTCGATTGGCTATGGCACGCTGACCACCTTTATTACCCTGTATTACCTCAATCGCGGCTGGGCCGGGGCAGCGTATTGCCTGACGGTATTTGGCGTGTGTTTTATCCTGTCGCGCCTGGTGTTCATCTCTGCCATCAGCCGTTTTGGCGGGTTCAGTGCAGCGATTGCCTGCATGACCATTGAAACCCTGGGCCTGACGCTGCTGTGGCTGGCGCCCTCAACCGGGGTTGCGTTGATCGGTGCCGGGCTCACGGGTTTTGGCCTGTCGCTGGTGTACCCGGCGCTTGGCGTCGAAGCCATCAAGCAAGTGCCCAATAGCAGCCGTGGCGCCGGCTTGAGTGCGTATGCGGTGTTTTTTGATCTGGCCCTGGCGATTGCCGGGCCATTGATGGGCGCCGTGGCCCTGAACCTGGGCTACGGCTGGATCTTCTTTTGCGCCGCGCTGCTATCGGTCACGGCGCTGGGGCTGACCGTGCTGCTCAAACGCCGCGCTTACTGA
- a CDS encoding ABC-F family ATPase → MISTANITMQFGAKPLFENVSVKFGAGNRYGLIGANGCGKSTFMKILGGDLDPSGGQVMLEPNVRLGKLRQDQFAYEEFTVLDTVIMGHEELWKVKAERDRIYSLPEMSEDDGMAVAELETEFAEMDGYTAESRAGELLLGLGIPLEQHFGPMSEVSPGWKLRVLLAQALFSDPEVLLLDEPTNHLDINTIRWLENILTQRSSLMIIISHDRHFLNSVCTHMADLDYGELRLFPGNYDEYMTVATQSREQLLSDNAKKKAQISELQSFVSRFSANASKAKQATSRAKAIDKIQLAEVKPSSRVSPFIRFDQNKKLHRQAVMVEKMAKGFDGKPLFKDFSFQVEAGERVAIIGPNGIGKTTLLRTLVNELTPDAGSIKWTDAAELGYYAQDHAHDFEDDVTLFDWMGQWTQGEQMIRGTLGRMLFSNDEILKSVKVISGGEQGRMLFGKLILQKPNVLIMDEPTNHLDMESIEALNLALENYPGTLIFVSHDREFVSSLATRIIELSANGVIDFSGTYDDYLRSQGVVF, encoded by the coding sequence TTGATCTCCACAGCTAACATCACCATGCAGTTCGGCGCCAAGCCGCTCTTCGAGAATGTCTCGGTCAAATTCGGCGCCGGCAACCGTTATGGTTTGATCGGTGCCAACGGTTGCGGCAAGTCGACCTTCATGAAAATCCTTGGCGGCGACCTTGATCCGTCCGGCGGCCAGGTCATGCTCGAGCCGAACGTACGCCTGGGTAAACTGCGTCAGGACCAGTTCGCCTACGAAGAATTCACCGTGCTCGACACCGTGATCATGGGCCACGAAGAGCTGTGGAAGGTCAAGGCTGAGCGCGACCGCATCTACTCGCTGCCGGAAATGAGCGAAGACGACGGCATGGCCGTGGCCGAGCTGGAAACCGAATTCGCCGAAATGGACGGCTACACCGCCGAATCCCGCGCCGGCGAGCTGCTGCTGGGCCTGGGTATTCCGCTGGAGCAACACTTCGGCCCGATGAGCGAAGTGTCCCCAGGCTGGAAACTGCGCGTATTGCTGGCCCAGGCGCTGTTCTCCGACCCTGAAGTGCTGTTGCTCGACGAACCGACCAACCACCTGGACATCAACACCATCCGCTGGCTGGAAAACATCCTGACCCAGCGCTCCAGCCTGATGATCATCATCTCTCACGACCGTCACTTCCTGAACAGCGTGTGCACCCACATGGCTGACCTGGACTACGGCGAGCTGCGCCTGTTCCCGGGCAACTACGACGAGTACATGACCGTGGCGACCCAGTCCCGCGAGCAACTGCTGTCGGACAACGCCAAGAAGAAAGCCCAGATTTCCGAGCTGCAATCGTTCGTCAGCCGCTTCTCGGCCAACGCCTCCAAAGCCAAGCAGGCCACTTCCCGTGCCAAGGCGATCGACAAGATCCAGCTGGCCGAGGTCAAGCCTTCGAGCCGCGTGAGCCCGTTCATCCGTTTCGATCAGAACAAGAAGCTGCACCGCCAGGCCGTGATGGTCGAAAAAATGGCCAAGGGTTTCGACGGCAAGCCGTTGTTCAAAGACTTCAGCTTCCAGGTTGAAGCAGGCGAGCGTGTTGCGATCATCGGCCCGAACGGTATCGGCAAGACCACCCTGCTGCGCACCCTGGTCAATGAATTGACCCCGGACGCCGGCAGCATCAAGTGGACCGACGCTGCCGAACTGGGCTACTACGCTCAGGACCACGCGCACGACTTCGAAGACGACGTCACCCTGTTCGACTGGATGGGTCAGTGGACGCAAGGCGAACAAATGATTCGCGGCACTTTGGGCCGCATGCTGTTCTCCAACGACGAGATCCTCAAGTCGGTCAAGGTGATTTCCGGTGGTGAGCAAGGCCGCATGTTGTTCGGCAAGCTGATCCTGCAAAAGCCGAACGTGCTGATCATGGACGAACCGACCAACCACTTGGACATGGAATCCATCGAAGCGCTGAACCTGGCGCTGGAAAACTACCCGGGCACGCTGATCTTCGTCAGCCACGACCGTGAGTTCGTATCGTCGCTGGCCACCCGCATCATCGAGTTGAGCGCCAACGGCGTGATCGACTTCAGCGGCACCTACGACGATTACCTGCGCAGCCAGGGCGTGGTGTTCTAA
- a CDS encoding tyrosine-type recombinase/integrase, giving the protein MARKSVGLPAGMDLHHGSIRIRFMWNGSRRSETLPYPATQKGIKSASQVVDQVKGLIKLGLLDDDKYAELFPSSSNVAGGKINFGEYAQLWLDSREVVAGTKGNYKGALNRYWMPGLALVRIDLITTTLLRRVMASREWKSPGVKRNAISKLSTILNSAVSEELIPKNPAAILELPKRIKKEIDPFTLDEANQIIAKMYEHSHWPSTIYAAFFEFVFFTGMRLSEALATRWDAVDEEKRTAHVCRGIALGEVVERTKTGGDRFVLLNDRAMHALQFAREYAERRKKGKGKVLETPFIFPPSKNSEYVKQTSDLHKQWIPTLNALNIRRRPPYNCRHTYATICIMSGMNPAFISQQLGHSVQMLLSTYARWINSSSDWSEMEKLQIGPKLVPAQISAP; this is encoded by the coding sequence ATGGCTCGAAAGTCAGTGGGTCTGCCCGCAGGAATGGACCTCCACCACGGATCGATCCGCATCCGATTTATGTGGAACGGCAGCCGGCGCAGTGAAACGCTCCCCTATCCCGCGACACAGAAAGGAATCAAATCAGCCTCACAGGTTGTTGATCAGGTAAAGGGGCTGATCAAGCTGGGGTTGCTCGACGACGACAAGTACGCCGAGCTATTCCCCAGTTCCAGCAACGTCGCCGGCGGGAAGATCAACTTCGGCGAGTACGCTCAGCTCTGGCTGGATAGCCGCGAGGTAGTGGCCGGCACGAAGGGGAATTACAAGGGAGCGCTAAACAGGTACTGGATGCCTGGGCTGGCCCTGGTGCGGATCGACCTGATCACCACCACGCTGCTCCGCCGGGTTATGGCTTCCAGGGAGTGGAAGTCGCCAGGGGTGAAGCGCAACGCGATCTCGAAGCTGTCGACAATACTGAACTCCGCTGTGTCTGAGGAGTTGATCCCAAAGAACCCGGCGGCGATCCTGGAGCTGCCCAAGCGTATTAAGAAGGAAATCGACCCGTTCACCCTAGACGAGGCAAACCAGATCATCGCCAAAATGTACGAGCACAGTCACTGGCCCAGTACGATCTATGCGGCATTTTTTGAGTTTGTTTTTTTTACGGGGATGCGCCTATCCGAAGCCCTGGCGACGCGCTGGGATGCGGTTGACGAAGAGAAGAGGACGGCCCACGTATGTCGCGGGATCGCCTTGGGGGAAGTGGTGGAACGCACGAAAACCGGCGGAGACCGATTCGTTTTGTTGAATGACCGGGCCATGCACGCCCTGCAATTTGCCAGGGAGTACGCGGAGCGTCGGAAAAAAGGCAAAGGGAAAGTGCTGGAAACGCCCTTCATTTTCCCGCCGTCAAAGAACTCGGAGTACGTGAAACAGACATCTGACCTGCACAAGCAGTGGATTCCGACTTTGAACGCTCTGAATATCCGTCGTCGGCCGCCATACAACTGTCGTCACACCTATGCGACAATATGCATTATGTCTGGCATGAACCCCGCCTTCATCTCCCAGCAGCTCGGCCATAGTGTGCAGATGCTGCTCTCGACTTATGCGCGTTGGATCAACTCAAGCTCGGACTGGAGCGAAATGGAAAAGCTCCAGATTGGTCCCAAATTGGTCCCAGCTCAAATAAGCGCACCCTAA